A genomic segment from Toxotes jaculatrix isolate fToxJac2 chromosome 6, fToxJac2.pri, whole genome shotgun sequence encodes:
- the haus5 gene encoding HAUS augmin-like complex subunit 5, which produces MADRNLVQQLKRWATEEFNLPPESLPNDSYFKTLCVGTGKSIWKYVIQHVFQQRNVRIMRGNLEWYKVLQDKELKQAEGQSVAAKQKELQRKIEELRAEISHLDSQISGTEEQLAAQEQSINRTWAQVEDSRCRELLLQAFRQRCILGGKMLSDDTQKISRHCQALEQMARKAEIEVLFDDKSSNSSDSDVNSKTTAEAQVLRDVRELCDDRVHFYQSLQESELKTAHSAVKHMTREQRAAMFQYWLSAVENALGGYPPNHVLSALQYLASQEQKELEDKLASLDVTRDVTALRFRYESNHLLDMSAEDDNELPPVKTLLQDAWEEVEQSLVELAQTRSRVQQLKNQLQARKIEAEQEVSGIAEELHNDTMALSVLELELQCVMQAAARDHIRDQCIQLDQRARSQQEALRNLCSQWQSILDFRQLVMLRQEQIRGLIKGNSTAKMELIHLYRELQEFIHGKLVPQFEHVTTAANSLRNSISKEAKQFGVVSLLALDRRTVEGNQRIPASWLSIHRLQSSTFSNMCQNLTFPLYKAPEELCFQARSQQLELHFLRQLLQLHSATLQKIQKEAEMLHASDQKALLTRVMEEDRKLLKSLIPRVRGLTQRCAQGLSYGDQVKTAISYWWDQPAQHVLPEVSKGGLTYQQWLQRWRLAAKAS; this is translated from the exons ATGGCGGACAGAAATCTTGTGCAGCAGTTGAAGCGTTGGGCGACAGAGGAGTTCAATCTGCCCCCGGAGAGCCTGCCAAATGACAGCTACTTTAAAAC ACTCTGTGTTGGGACAGGGAAGTCGATATGGAAATATGTCATCCAACACGTTTTCCAGCAGAG gAACGTGAGGATCATGCGTGGCAATCTGGAGTG GTACAAAGTTCTTCAAGACAAAGAG TTGAAGCAGGCTGAAGGTCAGAGTGTGGCTGCTAAGCAGAAAGAGCTTCAGAGGAAGATAgaggagctgagagctgagaTCAGTCACCTGGACTCTCAGATCAGTGGAACAGAGGAACAGTTGGCCGCACAAG AGCAGTCTATAAATCGTACCTGGGCCCAGGTGGAGGACAGCCGGTGCAGAGAGCTGCTTCTCCAGGCCTTCAGGCAGCGCTGCATCTTGGGCGGCAAGATGTTATCAGATGATACACAGAAGATCAGCAGGCACTGTCAGGCACTGGAACAGATGGCCAG GAAAGCAGAAATTGAAGTGCTGTTTGATGATAAGTCTTCAAACAGCAGTGATAGTGATGTCAACTCCAAAACCACAGCTGAGGCACAGGTCCTG CGTGACGTGAGAGAGCTGTGTGACGACAGGGTCCACTTCTATCAGTCTTTACAAGAGAGTGAACTGAAAACGGCGCACTCTGCAGTCAAGCA TATGACTCGTGAACAGAGGGCTGCCATGTTTCAGTACTGGTTGAGTGCTGTGGAG AATGCGTTGGGCGGTTATCCTCCAAACCATGTCCTCTCAGCATTACAATATTTAGCTTCCCAAGAACAGAAGGAGCTAGAGGACAAACTGGCTTCTCTGGATGTGACCCGGGATGTGACAGCTCTGCG GTTCCGCTATGAAAGCAATCACCTACTAGACATGTCAGCAGAGGATGACAATGAGTTGCCACCTGTTAAGACCCTCTTACAG GATGCTTGGGAAGAGGTGGAGCAGAGTTTGGTGGAACTGGCCCAGACTCGCTCCAGAGTCCAGCAGCTCAAAAACCAGCTGCAGGCCCGCAAGATAGAGGCTGAGCAGGAGGTGTCTGGTATTGCAGAAGAGCTCCACAATGACACCATGGCACT GTCGGTCCTAGAGCTGGAGCTCCAGTGTGTGATGCAGGCAGCAGCCAGAGATCACATCAGAGACCAGTGTATCCAACTAGACCAACGTGCCAGAAGCCAACAGGAGGCACTCAGAAACCTCTGCAGCCAGTGGCAGAGCATCCTGGACTTCAGACAACTAGTG aTGCTCAGACAGGAGCAGATCAGAGGTCTCATTAAGGGGAACTCCACGGCCAAGATGGAGCTGATCCATCTGTACAGAGAG ttaCAGGAATTCATCCATGGTAAGCTGGTGCCACAGTTTGAACATGTCACCACTGCAGCTAACAGTCTGAGGAACTCTATTTCTAAGGAGGCCAAGCAGTTTGGAGTGGTTTCACTTCTTGCTCTGGATCGCAGGACTGTTGAAGG aaATCAAAGAATCCCTGCATCGTGGTTGTCCATCCATCGCTTGCAGTCCTCAACCTTCAGCAACATGTGTCAGAACCTGACATTCCCACTGTACAAG GCTCCAGAGGAGTTGTGTTTCCAGGCGCGCTCTCAGCAGCTTGAGTTACATTTTCTCCGTCAGTTACTTCAACTTCACTCTGCTACTctgcagaaaatacagaagGAAGCAGAAATGCTGCATGCATCTGATCAAAAAG CCTTGCTGACCAGAGTCATGGAGGAGGATCGGAAGCTTCTAAAGTCTCTGATACCTAGAGTCAGAGGACTCACCCAACGTTGTGCACAAGGCCTTTCTTATGGGGATCAAGTCAAAACTGCCATCTCTTACTG GTGGGATCAACCAGCACAACATGTCCTTCCCGAGGTCAGTAAAGGAGGACTAACTTATCAGCAGTGGCTTCAAAGATGGAGACTTGCTGCCAAAGCCTCTTAA
- the LOC121183760 gene encoding fizzy-related protein homolog isoform X3: MYGHLENDKSPSQNRKTKDASSDNIKADGLAYSALLKNELLGAGIEKIQDPQTQDRRLQPSTPDKRSLFTYSLNIKRTSPDDGTSISPYSLSTVSNKSQKLLRSPRKPTRKISKIPFKVLDAPELQDDFYLNLVDWSPLNVLSVGLGTCVYLWSACTSQVTRLCDLSVEGDSVTSVGWSERGNLVAVGTHKGYVQIWDAGAGKKLFALEGHTARVGALAWNADQLSSGSRDRMILQRDIRTPPLQSERRLQGHRQEVCGLKWSTDHQLLASGGNDNKLLVWNHSSLSPVQTYMDHLAAVKAIAWSPHQHGLLASGGGTADRCIRFWNTLTSQPLQCMDTGSQVCNLAWSKHANELVSTHGYSQNQILVWKYPALTQVAKLTGHSYRVLYLAMSPDGEAIVTGAGDETLRFWNVFSKTRSTKESVSVLNLFTRIR, translated from the exons ATGTATGGACATCTT GAAAATGATAAGTCACCAAGCCAGAACAGAAAAACTAAGGATGCCTCTTCTGATAATATCAAAG CAGATGGGCTGGCCtactctgctctgctgaagaATGAGCTGCTGGGAGCAGGAATAGAAAAGATCCAGGACCCCCAGACACAGGACAGGCGTCTACAGCCATCCACCCCTGACAAGAGGAGCCTCTTCACT TATTCACTCAATATCAAAAGGACGTCTCCAGATGATGGCACCAGCATCTCCCCCTACTCCCTGTCAACTGTCAGCAACAAAAG TCAGAAATTGTTACGTTCGCCGAGAAAGCCAACTCGCAAGATCTCAAAGATCCCCTTTAAAGTCCTTGAtgctccagagctgcaggatGACTTTTACCTAAACTTGGTGGACTGGTCGCCTCTCAACGTGCTCAGTGTCGGGCTAGGCACGTGTGTTTACCTGTGGAGTGCCTGCACCAGCCAG GTAACAAGGCTGTGTGATCTGTCAGTGGAGGGAGACTCAGTCACGTCAGTTGGGTGGTCTGAAAGG GGTAACCTGGTGGCAGTGGGGACTCACAAAGGATATGTTCAGATCTGGGACGCTGGTGCTGGGAAGAAGCTCTTTGCCTTAGAAGGACACACAGCTAGAGTTG GAGCGTTAGCATGGAACGCAGACCAGTTGTCTTCAGGAAGCCGTGATCGTATGATTCTTCAAAGAGACATACGGACCCCTCCACTGCAGTCAGAAAGACGGCTGCagggacacagacaggaagtgtgtggCTTAAAGTGGAGCACTGACCATCAGCTGCTGGCCTCTGGTGGCAATGACAACAAG CTGCTGGTCTGGAACCACTCCTCGCTGAGCCCAGTGCAGACATACATGGATCACCTGGCTGCAGTTAAAGCCATTGCCTGGTCCCCCCACCAACACGGCCTGTTGGCCTCTGGAGGCGGCACAGCCGACCGCTGTATTCGGTTTTGGAACACGCTGACGTCACAGCCGCTGCAGTGTATGGACACCGGCTCACAGGTCTGCAACCTGGCTTGGTCCAAGCATGCTAATGAGCTG GTGAGCACCCATGGGTACTCTCAGAACCAGATCTTGGTGTGGAAATATCCAGCTCTCACTCAGGTAGCCAAGTTAACAGGACACTCCTACAGAGTTCTCTACTTG GCGATGTCCCCGGATGGCGAGGCGATAGTGACAGGAGCTGGAGATGAGACCCTACGCTTCTGGAACGTATTCAGCAAAACAAGGTCAACAAAG GAATCTGTATCAGTTTTAAATCTCTTTACCAGGATACGGTAA
- the LOC121183760 gene encoding fizzy-related protein homolog isoform X2: MDPEYEHRLLRQINIQNDNLSPVKRVQCLHSRTPTGSLLSSPRKLGDRFIPTRTGANWNINFHRINENDKSPSQNRKTKDASSDNIKADGLAYSALLKNELLGAGIEKIQDPQTQDRRLQPSTPDKRSLFTYSLNIKRTSPDDGTSISPYSLSTVSNKSQKLLRSPRKPTRKISKIPFKVLDAPELQDDFYLNLVDWSPLNVLSVGLGTCVYLWSACTSQVTRLCDLSVEGDSVTSVGWSERGNLVAVGTHKGYVQIWDAGAGKKLFALEGHTARVGALAWNADQLSSGSRDRMILQRDIRTPPLQSERRLQGHRQEVCGLKWSTDHQLLASGGNDNKLLVWNHSSLSPVQTYMDHLAAVKAIAWSPHQHGLLASGGGTADRCIRFWNTLTSQPLQCMDTGSQVCNLAWSKHANELVSTHGYSQNQILVWKYPALTQAMSPDGEAIVTGAGDETLRFWNVFSKTRSTKESVSVLNLFTRIR, from the exons ATGGATCCAGAATATGAACATCGCCTCCTTCGCCAAATCAATATTCAAAATGACAACTTGAGTCCTGTT AAACGGGTACAGTGTCTCCACAGTCGTACACCCACTGGTTCCCTGTTGTCCTCACCCAGGAAGCTTGGAGACAGATTTATTCCAACCAGAACAGGGGCGAATTGGAATATCAACTTCCACAGGATCAAT GAAAATGATAAGTCACCAAGCCAGAACAGAAAAACTAAGGATGCCTCTTCTGATAATATCAAAG CAGATGGGCTGGCCtactctgctctgctgaagaATGAGCTGCTGGGAGCAGGAATAGAAAAGATCCAGGACCCCCAGACACAGGACAGGCGTCTACAGCCATCCACCCCTGACAAGAGGAGCCTCTTCACT TATTCACTCAATATCAAAAGGACGTCTCCAGATGATGGCACCAGCATCTCCCCCTACTCCCTGTCAACTGTCAGCAACAAAAG TCAGAAATTGTTACGTTCGCCGAGAAAGCCAACTCGCAAGATCTCAAAGATCCCCTTTAAAGTCCTTGAtgctccagagctgcaggatGACTTTTACCTAAACTTGGTGGACTGGTCGCCTCTCAACGTGCTCAGTGTCGGGCTAGGCACGTGTGTTTACCTGTGGAGTGCCTGCACCAGCCAG GTAACAAGGCTGTGTGATCTGTCAGTGGAGGGAGACTCAGTCACGTCAGTTGGGTGGTCTGAAAGG GGTAACCTGGTGGCAGTGGGGACTCACAAAGGATATGTTCAGATCTGGGACGCTGGTGCTGGGAAGAAGCTCTTTGCCTTAGAAGGACACACAGCTAGAGTTG GAGCGTTAGCATGGAACGCAGACCAGTTGTCTTCAGGAAGCCGTGATCGTATGATTCTTCAAAGAGACATACGGACCCCTCCACTGCAGTCAGAAAGACGGCTGCagggacacagacaggaagtgtgtggCTTAAAGTGGAGCACTGACCATCAGCTGCTGGCCTCTGGTGGCAATGACAACAAG CTGCTGGTCTGGAACCACTCCTCGCTGAGCCCAGTGCAGACATACATGGATCACCTGGCTGCAGTTAAAGCCATTGCCTGGTCCCCCCACCAACACGGCCTGTTGGCCTCTGGAGGCGGCACAGCCGACCGCTGTATTCGGTTTTGGAACACGCTGACGTCACAGCCGCTGCAGTGTATGGACACCGGCTCACAGGTCTGCAACCTGGCTTGGTCCAAGCATGCTAATGAGCTG GTGAGCACCCATGGGTACTCTCAGAACCAGATCTTGGTGTGGAAATATCCAGCTCTCACTCAG GCGATGTCCCCGGATGGCGAGGCGATAGTGACAGGAGCTGGAGATGAGACCCTACGCTTCTGGAACGTATTCAGCAAAACAAGGTCAACAAAG GAATCTGTATCAGTTTTAAATCTCTTTACCAGGATACGGTAA
- the LOC121183760 gene encoding fizzy-related protein homolog isoform X1 → MDPEYEHRLLRQINIQNDNLSPVKRVQCLHSRTPTGSLLSSPRKLGDRFIPTRTGANWNINFHRINENDKSPSQNRKTKDASSDNIKADGLAYSALLKNELLGAGIEKIQDPQTQDRRLQPSTPDKRSLFTYSLNIKRTSPDDGTSISPYSLSTVSNKSQKLLRSPRKPTRKISKIPFKVLDAPELQDDFYLNLVDWSPLNVLSVGLGTCVYLWSACTSQVTRLCDLSVEGDSVTSVGWSERGNLVAVGTHKGYVQIWDAGAGKKLFALEGHTARVGALAWNADQLSSGSRDRMILQRDIRTPPLQSERRLQGHRQEVCGLKWSTDHQLLASGGNDNKLLVWNHSSLSPVQTYMDHLAAVKAIAWSPHQHGLLASGGGTADRCIRFWNTLTSQPLQCMDTGSQVCNLAWSKHANELVSTHGYSQNQILVWKYPALTQVAKLTGHSYRVLYLAMSPDGEAIVTGAGDETLRFWNVFSKTRSTKESVSVLNLFTRIR, encoded by the exons ATGGATCCAGAATATGAACATCGCCTCCTTCGCCAAATCAATATTCAAAATGACAACTTGAGTCCTGTT AAACGGGTACAGTGTCTCCACAGTCGTACACCCACTGGTTCCCTGTTGTCCTCACCCAGGAAGCTTGGAGACAGATTTATTCCAACCAGAACAGGGGCGAATTGGAATATCAACTTCCACAGGATCAAT GAAAATGATAAGTCACCAAGCCAGAACAGAAAAACTAAGGATGCCTCTTCTGATAATATCAAAG CAGATGGGCTGGCCtactctgctctgctgaagaATGAGCTGCTGGGAGCAGGAATAGAAAAGATCCAGGACCCCCAGACACAGGACAGGCGTCTACAGCCATCCACCCCTGACAAGAGGAGCCTCTTCACT TATTCACTCAATATCAAAAGGACGTCTCCAGATGATGGCACCAGCATCTCCCCCTACTCCCTGTCAACTGTCAGCAACAAAAG TCAGAAATTGTTACGTTCGCCGAGAAAGCCAACTCGCAAGATCTCAAAGATCCCCTTTAAAGTCCTTGAtgctccagagctgcaggatGACTTTTACCTAAACTTGGTGGACTGGTCGCCTCTCAACGTGCTCAGTGTCGGGCTAGGCACGTGTGTTTACCTGTGGAGTGCCTGCACCAGCCAG GTAACAAGGCTGTGTGATCTGTCAGTGGAGGGAGACTCAGTCACGTCAGTTGGGTGGTCTGAAAGG GGTAACCTGGTGGCAGTGGGGACTCACAAAGGATATGTTCAGATCTGGGACGCTGGTGCTGGGAAGAAGCTCTTTGCCTTAGAAGGACACACAGCTAGAGTTG GAGCGTTAGCATGGAACGCAGACCAGTTGTCTTCAGGAAGCCGTGATCGTATGATTCTTCAAAGAGACATACGGACCCCTCCACTGCAGTCAGAAAGACGGCTGCagggacacagacaggaagtgtgtggCTTAAAGTGGAGCACTGACCATCAGCTGCTGGCCTCTGGTGGCAATGACAACAAG CTGCTGGTCTGGAACCACTCCTCGCTGAGCCCAGTGCAGACATACATGGATCACCTGGCTGCAGTTAAAGCCATTGCCTGGTCCCCCCACCAACACGGCCTGTTGGCCTCTGGAGGCGGCACAGCCGACCGCTGTATTCGGTTTTGGAACACGCTGACGTCACAGCCGCTGCAGTGTATGGACACCGGCTCACAGGTCTGCAACCTGGCTTGGTCCAAGCATGCTAATGAGCTG GTGAGCACCCATGGGTACTCTCAGAACCAGATCTTGGTGTGGAAATATCCAGCTCTCACTCAGGTAGCCAAGTTAACAGGACACTCCTACAGAGTTCTCTACTTG GCGATGTCCCCGGATGGCGAGGCGATAGTGACAGGAGCTGGAGATGAGACCCTACGCTTCTGGAACGTATTCAGCAAAACAAGGTCAACAAAG GAATCTGTATCAGTTTTAAATCTCTTTACCAGGATACGGTAA
- the rx1 gene encoding retinal homeobox protein Rx1, whose amino-acid sequence MHLSLDTMSMVDDSCLSPSNFHEMGKGGGFAAGGRVHSIDVILGFSKDQDPLLSPAGASGPHKVDIEGLAEPGKQQEPSSHPSYSGHLSSLRNGSTEQQQQYHDTGLFTNKCDEELSELRKSADSDEGKSPEPCKDDQPKKKHRRNRTTFTTYQLHELERAFEKSHYPDVYSREELAMKVNLPEVRVQVWFQNRRAKWRRQEKMDASTMKLHDSPMLSFNRPAPVHTSMGPMTNSLPLDPWLTSPLSSATPVHSIPGFMGPPQGLQPSYPSHSFLNSTPHPPHPHPPHPHPSMGQGMQSMAPPPYQCTAPYPDKYPLEDVDQRSSSIAALRMKAKEHIQSMDKTWQPM is encoded by the exons ATGCATTTATCACTGGATACCATGAGCATGGTGGACGACAGCTGCCTCTCACCCAGCAACTTCCACGAAATGGGGAAAGGTGGGGGCTTCGCTGCGGGAGGCCGCGTCCACAGCATTGATGTCATtcttggtttcagtaaagaccAGGACCCCCTGCTCAGTCCTGCAGGGGCCTCGGGACCTCATAAAGTGGACATAGAAGGCCTGGCCGAGCCTGGAAAGCAGCAGGAGCCCTCGTCACACCCGTCCTACAGCGGGCACCTTTCCTCTCTGAGAAACGGCagcacagaacagcagcagcagtaccaTG ATACAGGCTTATTCACAAACAAGTGTGATGAGGAACTGAGTGAGCTGAGGAAGAGTGCAGACAGTGATGAAGGCAAGTCTCCGGAGCCTTGCAAGGACGATCAACCCAAGAAGAAACACAGGCGCAACCGCACCACCTTCACCACCTACCAGCTGCATGAGCTGGAGCGTGCCTTTGAAAAGTCCCACTACCCAGACGTGTACAGCCGAGAGGAGCTGGCCATGAAGGTGAACCTCCCTGAAGTCCGAGTTCAG GTCTGGTTCCAGAACCGCAGAGCTAAGTGGCGTCGGCAGGAGAAGATGGATGCCAGCACCATGAAGCTCCATGACTCACCCATGCTGTCCTTCAACCGTCCGGCACCAGTTCACACCAGTATGGGTCCCATGACCAACTCCCTCCCCTTGGACCCCTGGCTGACCTCTCCCCTGTCCAGCGCCACACCGGTCCACAGCATCCCAGGCTTCATGGGTCCTCCTCAAGGCCTCCAGCCCAGCTACCCCAGCCACAGTTTCCTCAACTCCACTccccatcctcctcatcctcatcctcctcatcctcatccgtCCATGGGTCAGGGGATGCAGAGTATGGCTCCTCCTCCTTACCAGTGTACAGCACCATATCCTGATAAATACCCACTGGAGGATGTGGACCAGCGCAGCTCAAGTATCGCTGCACTGAGAATGAAAGCAAAGGAACACATCCAATCTATGGACAAGACCTGGCAACCAATGTGA